The following proteins are co-located in the Phragmites australis chromosome 10, lpPhrAust1.1, whole genome shotgun sequence genome:
- the LOC133930493 gene encoding 3-ketoacyl-CoA synthase 6-like yields the protein MSSWAAQLKKLKPLYQHVVNNFVAVLAAPLAVAALVSVARVGPEELLGRLQALRAAHVFLAVLVPTAVATLYFMMRPRSVYLVDYACFRTKPNCRVPFATFLEHAKLVTFVEGASIDERSVRFMTRLLERSGLGEETCLPPAHHYIPPYRNMEASRAEVELVIFSAIDDLLAKTGISPGAIDILIVNCSLFAPVPSFTDMIINKYKMRKDIRNVHLSGMGCSAGLISVGLARNLLQVAPRGAHALVVSTETITPNYYVGKERAMLLPNCLFRIGGAAVLLSTSRAKARFRLARVVRTLTGAQDSAYRCVFQEEDAEGHRGINLSKDLMTIAGDALKANITAIGPLVLPTSEQLLFALSFIARRVLNRRVKPYLPDFRTAFEHFCIHAGGRAVIDELQRSLGLSDEDVEASRMALHRFGNTSSSSVWYELAYIEAKGRMRRGDRVWMIGFGSGFKCNSATWECIAPARTAEGPWADSICRYPVDIPEVLKH from the coding sequence ATGAGCTCGTGGGCGGCTCAGCTGAAGAAGCTCAAGCCGCTGTACCAGCACGTGGTGAACAACTTCGTCGCCGTGCTCGCCGcaccgctcgccgtcgccgcacTCGTCAGTGTGGCCCGCGTCGGGCCGGAGGAGCTGCTCGGCAGGCTGCAGGCGCTCCGCGCGGCGCACGTCTTCCTAGCCGTGCTCGTCCCCACCGCCGTGGCGACGCTCTACTTCATGATGCGGCCGCGGTCCGTGTACCTCGTCGACTACGCCTGCTTCCGCACGAAGCCCAACTGCCGCGTCCCGTTTGCCACCTTCCTTGAGCACGCCAAGCTCGTGACCTTCGTCGAGGGGGCCTCCATCGATGAGCGCAGCGTCAGGTTCATGACGCGCCTGCTCGAGCGCTCGGGGCTCGGGGAGGAGACCTGCCTGCCCCCCGCGCACCACTACATCCCGCCGTACCGGAACATGGAGGCCTCTCGCGCGGAGGTGGAGCTCGTCATCTTCTCGGCCATCGACGACCTGCTCGCGAAGACGGGCATCAGCCCCGGCGCCATCGACATCCTCATCGTGAACTGCAGCCTCTTCGCGCCCGTCCCGTCCTTCACGGACATGATCATCAACAAATACAAGATGCGCAAGGACATCCGCAATGTGCACCTGTCCGGGATGGGGTGCAGCGCCGGGCTCATTTCCGTGGGCCTCGCGCGCAACTTACTGCAGGTGGCGCCCCGAGGAGCGCACGCGCTGGTGGTGTCCACGGAGACCATCACGCCCAACTACTACGTGGGCAAGGAGCGCGCCATGCTTCTTCCCAACTGCCTCTTCCGTATTGGTGGCGCTGCCGTGCTGCTGTCCACGTCCCGCGCCAAGGCCCGCTTCCGCCTCGCCCGCGTCGTGCGGACGCTGACGGGCGCCCAGGACAGCGCCTATCGGTGCGTGTTCCaggaggaggacgccgaggGCCACCGCGGGATTAACCTCTCCAAGGACCTGATGACCATCGCCGGCGACGCGCTGAAGGCCAACATTACAGCCATCGGGCCCCTGGTCCTCCCGACCTCCGAGCAGCTCCTCTTCGCGCTCTCCTTCATCGCGCGTCGCGTGCTGAACCGGCGCGTGAAGCCGTACCTCCCCGACTTCCGCACAGCGTTCGAGCACTTCTGCATCCACGCGGGCGGGCGCGCTGTGATCGACGAGCTGCAGCGCAGCCTGGGCCTCTCGGACGAGGACGTGGAGGCGTCCCGGATGGCGCTGCACCGGTTCGGCAACACGTCGAGCAGCTCGGTGTGGTACGAGCTGGCGTACATCGAGGCCAAGGGCCGCATGCGCCGGGGCGACCGCGTGTGGATGATCGGGTTCGGCTCCGGGTTCAAGTGCAACAGCGCGACGTGGGAGTGCATCGCGCCGGCGCGCACCGCCGAGGGGCCGTGGGCCGACAGCATCTGCCGTTACCCCGTCGACATCCCCGAGGTGCTCAAGCACTAG